Proteins from a single region of Desulfovibrio sp. Huiquan2017:
- a CDS encoding glutamate synthase, translated as MCRLFALTSRDPVSPMRAVDALNVMKEGHDGSGVGLFLSGLGGPWEELKEYPILSGIFTDAGLARMSEYMTRNGFQSKYSATFKPDVEPPVGTPKRGTYASIAFRIPDEWKGMTQAQVDSNLVQMRLDLRAMGEEKGDIMVFSFWPDTIMIKEVGDPLTIAGYLRLDREELYARHILAQGRQNTNYAINLYACHPFFLEGISTMTNGENTAFVPIREYLTSRGVTGYRGYQSDSEVFTHIAHYTTKRLGLDIRAYKHIITPMNDDEMRDHPDREFLADLKRSCRKLIIDGPNCVIGCLPDGSMFMAQDRKKFRPGVVGGNPELGIYGFSSEICGLNAAIPERDKTKDFQPMHLDTAIVGPDCREVQQCSQNDPLRLQL; from the coding sequence ATGTGCCGTTTATTTGCGCTCACAAGTCGTGACCCGGTGTCACCCATGCGCGCCGTCGATGCCCTCAATGTCATGAAGGAAGGGCATGACGGCTCCGGCGTGGGGTTGTTCCTCAGCGGTCTGGGAGGACCGTGGGAGGAACTCAAGGAATATCCCATACTGTCCGGCATCTTTACCGACGCCGGGTTGGCGCGGATGTCGGAATACATGACGAGGAACGGATTCCAGTCCAAGTATTCCGCAACCTTCAAGCCGGACGTCGAACCGCCGGTCGGGACGCCGAAGCGGGGGACCTACGCCTCCATCGCCTTCAGGATTCCGGACGAGTGGAAGGGGATGACCCAGGCCCAGGTGGATTCCAATCTGGTTCAGATGCGCCTGGACCTTCGCGCCATGGGCGAGGAGAAGGGCGACATAATGGTCTTTTCCTTCTGGCCCGATACGATCATGATCAAGGAAGTGGGCGACCCCTTGACCATCGCCGGGTATCTCAGGCTCGACCGCGAGGAGCTCTACGCCCGCCATATCCTGGCTCAGGGACGGCAGAACACCAACTACGCCATCAATCTGTATGCCTGCCATCCCTTCTTCCTCGAAGGCATCTCCACCATGACCAACGGCGAGAACACGGCCTTCGTGCCCATCCGCGAATACCTCACATCGCGCGGGGTCACCGGCTACCGGGGCTACCAGTCCGATTCCGAGGTGTTCACGCACATCGCCCACTACACCACCAAGCGGCTGGGCCTGGATATCCGTGCCTACAAGCACATCATCACACCCATGAACGACGACGAGATGCGCGACCATCCCGACCGGGAATTCCTGGCCGACCTCAAACGCTCCTGTCGCAAGCTGATCATCGACGGACCCAATTGCGTCATCGGCTGTCTGCCCGACGGCTCCATGTTCATGGCGCAAGACCGCAAGAAGTTCCGTCCCGGCGTGGTCGGCGGCAATCCCGAACTCGGTATCTACGGATTTTCCTCCGAGATTTGCGGGCTCAACGCCGCCATCCCCGAACGTGACAAGACCAAGGATTTTCAACCTATGCATCTCGACACGGCGATCGTCGGACCCGATTGCCGGGAGGTTCAACAATGCTCGCAGAACGACCCGTTACGCCTTCAACTTTAA
- a CDS encoding type II toxin-antitoxin system HicB family antitoxin, with translation MQYVALFEEEKHGVSVTFPDFPECTSFGEDLDEAVDNAHEALAMFVEDRLEQGEVLPAPSKKKVLLAQPENMDKKAINISVQGDGSDFEEFEMVMHVHLLARIEKYCRQYGVSPADFLAAASRLAIKTDIFAV, from the coding sequence ATGCAATACGTAGCCCTGTTCGAAGAGGAGAAGCACGGCGTGTCCGTGACGTTCCCGGATTTCCCGGAATGCACCAGTTTCGGCGAGGACCTGGACGAAGCGGTGGATAATGCCCATGAAGCCCTGGCCATGTTCGTGGAGGATCGTCTGGAACAGGGTGAAGTCCTTCCGGCCCCCTCGAAAAAGAAGGTTTTGCTCGCGCAACCCGAAAATATGGACAAGAAAGCGATCAATATCTCGGTTCAAGGGGATGGGAGCGACTTCGAAGAGTTCGAAATGGTCATGCACGTTCATCTCCTGGCCAGAATTGAGAAGTATTGCCGTCAGTATGGAGTTTCTCCCGCCGATTTCCTGGCGGCCGCGTCGCGTCTGGCGATCAAAACCGATATATTCGCTGTCTGA